A segment of the Methanolinea mesophila genome:
CGCGATCGCGATCCCGTGCGCCAGGACTTCGCCGATCTCCCGGATCAGGTCGGCGGACATGTCCCGGTCGTCCTTGGAACTCCCCCCCGAGATGAAGACGGCATCGCACTCGTGCACCGCTATCCCGAGCACCGCCCGGAGGGACTCCCGATCGTCCTTCGTAATTCCATATGCCCGGGGAGTACATCCCAGGGATGCGATGTACGATGAACAAAGATACGTGTTCACGTCCCGCACCTGCCCGGGTCCGGGCTCCGATTTCACGGGGACAAGTTCATTCCCGGTCGATATGACCCCGACGACGGGTTTTTTCCTCACCGGCACGGTTACGCATCCCACCGCGGCAAGGACCCCGGTGTCCCGCGGAGAAAGGCACCTCCCGGCTTCCAGTACTGTGACCCCTGCGGTGAAGTCCTCTCCCCTCATTACCACGTTCTCGCCCGGAGCGACCGGGCGTTTTACCAGCACCTGGTCCCCGAGCGATTCACTGTATTCCACCATGGCGACCGCATCGGCCCCTTCAGGGAGGGCTCCTCCGGTAGGGACGTACACACACCCGCCCGCAACCACCGGTTTCGCGTCCAGTGTCCCCATCGAGACCCTGCCTGAGAGGGCGAGCATCGCAGGGATCGCATCGCTGGATCCGACGGTATCTGCTGCACGGACCGCGTAGCCGTCCACTACCGAGCGCGGGAACCCGGGGATATCGTCGTCGGATGATATCTCCGAAGCCAGGACCCGTCCCGCAGCCGTTTCGAGGGGGACTTCCTCGGTCCCTACCGGGGACGCGATCTCCCTGGCGATCCGGAGCGCTTCATCCACCGATATTGTCCGGAAAAAAAGACTCATTTGAAGCAGCCGAGCTGACAGGCCCGGATCTTCACCCCGTGCGTGTTGCAGTAGCGGGAAATGTCCATCTTGGAGATTCCATACTTTTCCGCGATGGCGAACGCCTCGGGACACTTGATCTCCTTGTCGATGCCTTCCTTCTCGAAGGCCTGCCTGATGAGTTCTACGTCCATAATAACAATAGTGGAGAGATAAAAACATAGTGTTTACCATATCTGCCACATCATCCCGGCAGGAGAGAAGAACATCCATGAAAATTGCCCTGATAAGTTCCCTCAGGGACCCCGGGGGGACGACCATCCACAACTGTCTCGACGACCTGACGGCGGGCGAGCCCGCGTCCGCATTCCCGCTCTACAGACACGAGGTCGTCTCGCACAGGGTCGGAGAACGTCTAATCTACCAGGACTTCATCGACCGGGACATGGACGCCGACCTGATTATCTTCCTCTCCCGGCACTCGAGCGTAAACCCCGTACCGGTGCTCACGGTCCACGTGACCGGAAACATATCCGCCGCGGACTTCGGCGGTCTGCCCGGGTCGCTCCCGCCCGCCGCTCCCGCGTGGATGCAGGCGGTCCTGCGTAACCTCGCCTTACGGGCTCCTCCCGGGTACCGGGTTGCATACGAGGTCACCCATCACGGCCCGAGCGAACTCTCCACGCCCTCCTTCTTCGTGGAGGTGGGGAGCACGGAGAAAGAATGGAGGGACACGACCGCCGGATACGCAGTCGCCGGGAGTGTGCTCCATGCGGAACCGGGAGATGCCGTCCCCCTCATCGGGTTTGGAGGTACCCACTATGCCACCCGGCAGACCGAGATCGCGATAACGTCCCGGGGTGCCTTCGGTCACATCGCCCATTCCCGGGAGGTCGGCGGGATATCAGACGACACGGTCAGGAGGATGGCGGAACAGACCGGGGCCGTCGCGGCCTACATCGATAAAAAAGCCCTGTCGTCCGGGGAAATCTCGCGGCTGGATATGATATTTGCGGCGATACCGCTCATCCGGCTCAGCGAGACGGAACTGATCAACATGGGTGACCTTTCATTCCCCCATTATCTCGGAATGCGCGAAATTGCCGCCGGGTTCTCACCCGATGCACGCCTCCATCTGCACCGTTTCGGGGAAGACGGCTCCCCTGTGATCGTAACCATCCCCGAGCAGCTCCTCTTCGAGGCGATGAAGACCGGAGGGAAGGAGTGGGCCTCGGCCATGGATGCCCTGCCCCTCGCCCACATCTCCACACCCAAAAAACCTGTATTGCCGTCCTTCATCACTACGGAGAGAAATTACGCCAGAGTATTGCATGATTTAATAAGCTTATGCGTAGCAACCATTAGTAAGGACCAGGAGCTTGCAGTTGATGGGGAGGATCTTCTCATCCGCAGGCGCAGACTGGACCCCAGGAAAGCGCGCGAACTGGGGATCCCGCAGGGGCCGATGCTCGGGGAACTGATGAAAGGGAGACCGGTGACAATCGGGTCGACCCTCATCACCCCCGGGATGGTCACCACCTGCGAGGAGAAGAAAATCCACATCCCGGGACTGAGGAACTACCTATGAGATCTATTGTCGAAGAGGCACTCACGAAGGTGAGGGACGAGCCGTTTGATGTCTCCAAGAACAATGAGGATCTGGACCAGATTCTCAAGGAGCTCCGGACCGAGATCGTCGTGATCGGGTGCGGCGGAAGCGGATCCAATACCATAACCCGCATGAAAGAGGAGGGGATCCACGGGGCACGGCTAATCGCTATCAATACCGATGCCCAGCACCTCATCAGAACGCTTGCGGACGAACGGCTCCTTGTAGGGCGACAGAGGACACGAGGGCTCGGGGCAGGATCGATCCCCCAGATCGGGGAAGAGGCCGCCCTTGAGAACGAGCAGGACATCAAGAGGACGGTCACCGGCGCCGATATGGTCTTCATCACGGTCGGCCTCGGCGGGGGGACCGGGACCGGGACGGCGCCCATAGTCGCCAAGGCGGCACGTGATGAGGGGGCGCTCACCATCGCCATCGTCACCCTCCCGTTCACCGCGGAAGGCGCAATCCGGATGGAGAACGCCGAAGCGGGGCTGGAACGGCTGAGAGACGTGGCCGACACCGTCATCGTCGTGCCGAACGACCGGCTGCTCGAGGTTGTGCCCAAGCTCCCCCTGTATGCGGCGTTCAAGGTCGCCGACGAGGTACTCATGCGGGCGGTCAAGGGGATCACCGAGCTGATCACCATGCCCGGGCTGGTGAACCTGGACTTTGCCGACGTGCGGACGGTCATGGAACGCGGCGGCGTGGCCATGATCGGGGTCGGGGAGAGTGACAGCGAGGACAAGGCCGCGGACTCCGTAAAGAAGGCCATCCGGTCGCCCCTGCTCGACGTGGATATCTCGGGCGCCACCGCCGCGCTGGTGAACGTGGTGGGCGGCCCGGACATGACCATGGCAGAGGCGGAAGGTGTGGTCCAGGAAGTTTACAACCGCATAGACCCCAACGCACGGATTATCTGGGGCGCACAGGTCGATCCCGAGATGCAGGCGAAGATGCGTACCATGCTTGTCGTGACCGGTGTCCGGTCGCCACAAATATATGGGAGGAACGAAAAAATTGTCCCCAAAGTTCAGAAGCAGTTCGAGATCGATTTTCTGAAGTGATACAATATGGTAGAGATCGCAAAACCCGAGATAAAGTTCAATGTAGGGGAGGAGCTGTTCAGGAAGTACTGGCGGGTGCTCAAGTTAGCCCGCCGCCCCAAGCGTGATGAGTTCCAGAAGATCGCTCTGGTCGCAGCAGCCGGTATTCTGATCGTAGGCCTTATCGGCTTCATAATCTACGAGCTGATGCTGCTCCTGCCCTGAATACCATGGAAGAGACCCTGGAGTCCAGTAACAACAGGATATTCGCCATCAAGACCACTTCCAAGCAGGAACGGACGGTGGCGGACAACATCAAGAAGGCCATCGAGAGCGGGGCCACCGACGTGAAGGTGACCGCGATCATCGTCCCCGACGAGCTGAAAGGCTACGTACTAGTGGAGACCCCCGAGTCGCTTCCCCGGATCGAGCAGCTCGTGGAGAAGGTCGCCCATGCGCGCACCGTGGTGAAGGGTGCCACCAGCCTCGCGGAAGTTGGCCATTTCCTCACCCCGAAACCGGTGGTAAGCGGTATCTCCGAGGGCACCATCGTGGAACTCATCGCCGGCCCCTTCAAGGGGGAGAAGGCGGTGGTGAAACGGATCGATACCGGTAAGGAAGAGATCACCGTCGAGCTCTACGAGAGCGTGCTCCCTATCCCCATCACCGTCCGCGGAGATGCGGTGCGGGTGGTGGATAAGGGCGAAAAATAGTTTTAATCCTTTTTTTTACCGTCCTCCGGGTATACATTTAAGTCTGTCCCTGTCAACCTTAGTAAACCCACGCGGAGTACCGTAAGGTACAGCATGGTGATACTATGGCAGAAGTGGTCGAGGTTTTAGTACCAGGAGGCAAGGCAACTGCAGGTCCGCCGCTCGGACCGGCTCTTGGACCACTCGGCATTAACGTGAAGGCTGTTGTTGACGAGATCAACAAGCAGACCGCGACGTTCAACGGTATGCAGGTACCGGTGAAGGTAGTGGTCGACGAAAAGAAGGCCTTCACAGTGACCGTAGGGATACCACCTACCACGGCCTTGATCAAGAAAGAGGTCAAGATCGAGAAGGGGTCCCCGGAACCCAACATGCAGATTGTTGGCGACTTGCCTATCGAGGCTGCAGTCAGAATCGCCCGTATGAAGCAGAACGACATGCTCTCCTATGACCTGCGGAACGCGGTCAAGGAGGTCGTGGGCACCTGCGTGAGTATGGGGGTCAACGTCGACGGAAAGAGGCCCAAAGAGGCCCTTGCCGCGATCGACGCTGGCGAGTATGACAAAGTCCTCGCAGAATAGATGTGTAACCAACCCATAGAAGATCGTTTCCGGTCGCATAACTATGGAGGAATCAGATGGTAGAAAGGGCCAAGATTATTGAGGCCGTGAAAACGGCCATTGAGAAAGCGCCTCCGCGTAAATTCTCTGAGAGTGTAGATATTACCATCAATCTCAAGAATATCGACATGGCGCAGCCCAAAAATCGTATTGACGAGACGATTCTTCTCCCCAACGGCACCGGGAAAAAGGTGGGTATTGCGGTCCTTGGCAAGGGTGACATCACCACCCAGGCAAAGGAATCG
Coding sequences within it:
- a CDS encoding D-aminoacyl-tRNA deacylase, producing the protein MKIALISSLRDPGGTTIHNCLDDLTAGEPASAFPLYRHEVVSHRVGERLIYQDFIDRDMDADLIIFLSRHSSVNPVPVLTVHVTGNISAADFGGLPGSLPPAAPAWMQAVLRNLALRAPPGYRVAYEVTHHGPSELSTPSFFVEVGSTEKEWRDTTAGYAVAGSVLHAEPGDAVPLIGFGGTHYATRQTEIAITSRGAFGHIAHSREVGGISDDTVRRMAEQTGAVAAYIDKKALSSGEISRLDMIFAAIPLIRLSETELINMGDLSFPHYLGMREIAAGFSPDARLHLHRFGEDGSPVIVTIPEQLLFEAMKTGGKEWASAMDALPLAHISTPKKPVLPSFITTERNYARVLHDLISLCVATISKDQELAVDGEDLLIRRRRLDPRKARELGIPQGPMLGELMKGRPVTIGSTLITPGMVTTCEEKKIHIPGLRNYL
- the ftsZ gene encoding cell division protein FtsZ, encoding MRSIVEEALTKVRDEPFDVSKNNEDLDQILKELRTEIVVIGCGGSGSNTITRMKEEGIHGARLIAINTDAQHLIRTLADERLLVGRQRTRGLGAGSIPQIGEEAALENEQDIKRTVTGADMVFITVGLGGGTGTGTAPIVAKAARDEGALTIAIVTLPFTAEGAIRMENAEAGLERLRDVADTVIVVPNDRLLEVVPKLPLYAAFKVADEVLMRAVKGITELITMPGLVNLDFADVRTVMERGGVAMIGVGESDSEDKAADSVKKAIRSPLLDVDISGATAALVNVVGGPDMTMAEAEGVVQEVYNRIDPNARIIWGAQVDPEMQAKMRTMLVVTGVRSPQIYGRNEKIVPKVQKQFEIDFLK
- a CDS encoding 50S ribosomal protein L11; amino-acid sequence: MAEVVEVLVPGGKATAGPPLGPALGPLGINVKAVVDEINKQTATFNGMQVPVKVVVDEKKAFTVTVGIPPTTALIKKEVKIEKGSPEPNMQIVGDLPIEAAVRIARMKQNDMLSYDLRNAVKEVVGTCVSMGVNVDGKRPKEALAAIDAGEYDKVLAE
- a CDS encoding molybdopterin molybdotransferase MoeA, which translates into the protein MSLFFRTISVDEALRIAREIASPVGTEEVPLETAAGRVLASEISSDDDIPGFPRSVVDGYAVRAADTVGSSDAIPAMLALSGRVSMGTLDAKPVVAGGCVYVPTGGALPEGADAVAMVEYSESLGDQVLVKRPVAPGENVVMRGEDFTAGVTVLEAGRCLSPRDTGVLAAVGCVTVPVRKKPVVGVISTGNELVPVKSEPGPGQVRDVNTYLCSSYIASLGCTPRAYGITKDDRESLRAVLGIAVHECDAVFISGGSSKDDRDMSADLIREIGEVLAHGIAIAPGKPTILGRSGGKPVIGLPGHPASAFIVLMIIGGVVIRGLLGEEESRPCMVRAKLARNIPSAKGREDYVRVTVKEGVADPVFGKSGLLNTLVKSDGIVRIPAGREGLEVNEEVEVILW
- a CDS encoding transcription elongation factor Spt5 — translated: MEETLESSNNRIFAIKTTSKQERTVADNIKKAIESGATDVKVTAIIVPDELKGYVLVETPESLPRIEQLVEKVAHARTVVKGATSLAEVGHFLTPKPVVSGISEGTIVELIAGPFKGEKAVVKRIDTGKEEITVELYESVLPIPITVRGDAVRVVDKGEK
- a CDS encoding protein translocase SEC61 complex subunit gamma, yielding MVEIAKPEIKFNVGEELFRKYWRVLKLARRPKRDEFQKIALVAAAGILIVGLIGFIIYELMLLLP